AGACGGTCTGGATACGTTACAGTCTAAGATGGGCGAATTTGAATCCGGCGTTTCAAAATTGCAGAGTGGAATCAAGAGCTATACCGATGGTGCTAACACCCTAGCGGGCGGTATTGGAACCTTAAAGGATAAGAGTGGTGCACTTGCAGATGGCGTTAACACCTTAAACTCCAGTGCACAGGCTTTGAATTCTGGAATCTCTCTGCTCAATAACACGGTAGGAAAAGAGTTTACAGACGAAGAAAAGAGTGCCATTGCATCACAGGCAAGCGCAACGGTCGCAGCACAGGAACAGACGATTAAGGATACGGTGGATGCAGGTGTCGATGCCCAGGCATCCACGATTCAGAGTACAGTTGCGGCAGGCGTAGGACAGACCTTTGATGCCGGACTCTATGCACAGGTTAAGAGTGGTGCAACAAGTGCTTTAAACAGTAAGACAGATTTGATCAATGTCCTGAAAGCAGGTATTACGCCACAGGTACAGGCAGGATTTGTTTCCCAGGTAAATGCAGCGATGGGTACCAGCTTCCAGACTTATGCTGAGACACAGGCAGCATATGATGGCGTCTATGGTGCCGGTGCAGCAGATGCAAAAGTTGCGGAAAGTGTCAATGCCCAGGTTGCAGCAGTCGTAGACCAGCTCGCAGCAAGCGTGGCAGACACGACAAAGGATGTATCGTCCAAGGTTGCAGCAAGCGCAGCAGTAAGCGCATCTAAGACAGTAGCTGAGAATGCAGCCTTATCAGCAGCACAGCAAGTAGCGGGTCAGGCAGCTGTATCAGCAGCAGAATCTACGAAGAAGACAGTTGCATCTTCCATTACAGCAACACAGGCCAACGGTTACAGCCTTGTAAGTGGAATGAACGCACTTGCAGCAGGAACACAGACTTTGGCAGATCAGGTACCGGCACTGACAAGTGGTATCAATCAGTTAAACGATGGAGCATCCCAGTTGACCGCCAACAATGACACACTTGTAAGTGGAATGAATACATTAGCAGCCGGCACAACAGCACTCGGTGATGGTGTTGACCAGCTGACGGAAGGTTCCCACACACTTGCAGATGGAATCGTTCAGTTCAACGAGGAAGGAATCCAGAAGATTGTCAATGCATACAACGGTGATATCAAAGATTTGGTTGACCGTATCCAGAGTGTAATTGATGCTGGTGAGGATTACCAGAGTTACACAGACATTGCAGATGGCGTAAACGGAAGCGTGAAGTTCATCTACAAGACAGCAGCAATCAAGACTGCAGAGGAAAAGTAAAGACTACACACAACTAAAAATGTAGTTTAATAGTTTAAGAGGGAAAAAGAATCGGTCAGGCGGTTTGAGGGAACTGCCCGGCGCAGGAACTCTTCCGGAAATCAGTTTTCTGGAAGAGTTTCCATAAAAGTTTTTCATGGAAGTTTTTCTGGAAATTTTTGAGGGAAAGAGTATAATAGGATAGAATATCATCGCAAGGGAGGATGAAGATGAACTGGATAGAAAGTTTGCTAATCATAGCAGGAATTTCATTAGACATATTTGCAGCGATGGAATGCCAGGGCTCATTGGTAGCGAAAATAGATAAAAAACATTTGAGTCTGATTTGTGCATTGATTGCACTCTGGCAGATGGTTGCTTTGTTTGTAGGAAATTCACTTGCTACGCTCCTTTGCCGGGATGAGATAACGCAGAAAGAGAGTTTAATTGGTGAAATCCTTGCAATCGTTATTTTCTTTGGATTAGGAATCCGGTTGTTAATAAAGGCACTTCGGAATGAACGGGTGATTGAACACCGCGAAGAAAACTTAGGATTCAAGCGTTTTACCTTGATGGCAGCAATGACAAGTATTTACACAGTCCTTGCAGGAATTGCGTTTGGTCTGTTAGGGACCAATGTAACGATTATTTTAGTATTAATTGTCTGTTTTACGATAGCATTTGTAATTATGGGAATGTATACAGGCTACCACTTGGGATTCGAACATAAAACAAAAGCTTATGTTGGCGGCGCAATTTTATTATGGATTGCAGGAATTGATGTCATTGTCCGACATCTGCATTAAGGAATCATCGTGACAAAAGAAAAAGACTTCTACAACGTAGTTGAGGGACTGGGTTGTGGAAGTCTTTTAGTTTTTTCCTGCAAGAGATTGTAATCTGTGTTATAATGAGGCGATGAAAATAGAAAAGTAAAAGAGGAAGCAGTGTGAACATATATTTAACAGCAATCAATGCAAAATACATTCATTCCAATCTGGCTGTGTACAGCCTGAAAGCCTATGCGAAGGAGTTTCAGGATAAGATTCAGATTGGTGAATTTACGATTAATAACAGAGCGGATGCGATTTTAGAGGAAATCTACAAGGCAAAACCGGATGTACTTTGTTTTTCCTGCTACATCTGGAATATTGCATATGTGGAGGAGATTATAACGGAATTTCATAAACTGCGGCCGGAGGTTCCAATCTGGGTTGGCGGGCCGGAAGTGTCTTATGAGGTGGAGGCATTTTTAAAAGAGCATCCACAGGTGACCGGAATTATGATTGGTGAAGGAGAAAAGACATTCCGAGAGGTGTGCGAATATTATGTAAACCAAGAGAACGCACAAACGCAGGATGAAAAAGAAAAAGAGGGCAGCATAAAACATTCAGAGAGGCTTTTTGATATCAGGGGGATTGCAATCCGCGAAGAACAAACAGGCGAGGTGATTCTGACCGGGCCGCAGGAAATCTTAGATATGAATACGATTCCATTCTGCTATGGGGATATTGAAAAAAGCAGCGAAGAGGACCAGATGGCATACTTTAAGAATCGCATTATCTACTACGAATCCAGCCGTGGATGCCCGTTTTCTTGTAGTTATTGTCTGTCTTCCGTGGAGAAAAAGCTTCGTTTCCGTGATGCGGAACTTGTAAAAAAGGAACTTGGCTTTTTCATTGAGAAGAAGGTTCCACAGGTCAAATTTGTGGATCGAACCTTTAACTGCGACCATAAACATGCGATGGAAATCTGGAAGTTCCTCAAGGAACATGACAATGGAGTCACCAATTTCCATTTTGAAATATCGGCAGATCTTCTGACAGAGGAGGAACTGGAGTTTATCGGAACGATGCGCCCGGGGCTGATTCAGCTTGAGATTGGGGTGCAGTCGACCAATGAGGCAACCATCACAGAGATTCACCGTACCATGAAGTTAGACCGGTTAAAAGAGACGGTAAGAAAGATTCAGAAGAATGCAAATATCCATGAGCATCTTGATTTGATAGCGGGATTGCCTTACGAAGATTACGAGACGTTCCGAAAGTCGTTTAATGAGATTTATGCATTAAAACCAAATCAGCTTCAGCTTGGCTTTTTGAAGGTGCTTAAGGGTTCTTACATGTATGAGCATGCAAAGGAATACGAAATCGTTTACCATGCAAAGCCACCTTATGAGGTGATGAAGACCAGATGGCTTCCGTTTGAGGATGTACTTCGCATCAAACGGGTAGAGGAAATGCTAGAAGTTTACTACAACAGTGGGCAGTTTGAAATTACGATGAAGGTGTTGGAACCATTTTTCCAGGATGCCTTTTCCATGTTCCAGCTGCTTGGAGACTTCTACGAAAAGAATGGCTACTTTGCGATGAGCCACTCCAGAATCAGACGTTGTGAGATTCTGCTGGAATTCATGCAGGAGTATTTACGTGAGATGCACGGAAAGGTTGACATAACAACTGAAAGAGGAGATGCGTTGGAGCTACATCAGGAGGCACTGCTGTTTGATTTGTATTATCGCGAAAATTGCAAGAGCAGACCAAAATGGGCGGCAGACGCTACATCCTTTAAAGAGATGACGAGAACCTACTGCAAACGTGGAATGCTTTCCCATGTCGAACCGTTCCATTATCTTTTCCCGGATAAGAAGGTACGCACGCTGAAAGAACTCCCGGCGCGGCAAAAGGAGCCTGTTTTTGTATTGTTTGATTATGAAAAAAGAGATCCGCTCGACCACCAGGCAGCGGTAAGTCTTGTGTGAAAAAATTCACAAATAACATTACAAAAAAGATTCATAAAATAATTTATGGGACAGTGGCTTTTTCAATTAAAACGAGGAATGAAATGATAAAAGATTATGTGGTTATCGACCTTGAAATGACAGGGTTAGATGCAAAAAAAGATAAAATTCTAGAGACAGGAGCGGTTCGTGTCAGAGACCATCAGGTTGTAGAGACGTTTGGTACCGTCTGTAATCCAGATGTGCTTTTGAGTGAAAAAGTGATAGAACTGACCGGCATCACACAAAAGATGGCAGAGGAAGGACAAGCGCTTGATGAGGCGGTGGCGGAGTTCCTGGATTTTTGTGGCGAAGATATTATCGTAGGGCAGAATGTGATTTTCGATTATAGCTTTTTAAAACAATGGGCGGTCAATCATAAGATTCCGTTTGAACGAAAGGTACTCGATACGTTAAAACTTGCGAGAAAATTTTTGCCGGAAGGACAAAAGA
This genomic window from Roseburia sp. 831b contains:
- a CDS encoding manganese efflux pump MntP translates to MNWIESLLIIAGISLDIFAAMECQGSLVAKIDKKHLSLICALIALWQMVALFVGNSLATLLCRDEITQKESLIGEILAIVIFFGLGIRLLIKALRNERVIEHREENLGFKRFTLMAAMTSIYTVLAGIAFGLLGTNVTIILVLIVCFTIAFVIMGMYTGYHLGFEHKTKAYVGGAILLWIAGIDVIVRHLH
- a CDS encoding B12-binding domain-containing radical SAM protein, giving the protein MNIYLTAINAKYIHSNLAVYSLKAYAKEFQDKIQIGEFTINNRADAILEEIYKAKPDVLCFSCYIWNIAYVEEIITEFHKLRPEVPIWVGGPEVSYEVEAFLKEHPQVTGIMIGEGEKTFREVCEYYVNQENAQTQDEKEKEGSIKHSERLFDIRGIAIREEQTGEVILTGPQEILDMNTIPFCYGDIEKSSEEDQMAYFKNRIIYYESSRGCPFSCSYCLSSVEKKLRFRDAELVKKELGFFIEKKVPQVKFVDRTFNCDHKHAMEIWKFLKEHDNGVTNFHFEISADLLTEEELEFIGTMRPGLIQLEIGVQSTNEATITEIHRTMKLDRLKETVRKIQKNANIHEHLDLIAGLPYEDYETFRKSFNEIYALKPNQLQLGFLKVLKGSYMYEHAKEYEIVYHAKPPYEVMKTRWLPFEDVLRIKRVEEMLEVYYNSGQFEITMKVLEPFFQDAFSMFQLLGDFYEKNGYFAMSHSRIRRCEILLEFMQEYLREMHGKVDITTERGDALELHQEALLFDLYYRENCKSRPKWAADATSFKEMTRTYCKRGMLSHVEPFHYLFPDKKVRTLKELPARQKEPVFVLFDYEKRDPLDHQAAVSLV
- a CDS encoding 3'-5' exonuclease, whose product is MIKDYVVIDLEMTGLDAKKDKILETGAVRVRDHQVVETFGTVCNPDVLLSEKVIELTGITQKMAEEGQALDEAVAEFLDFCGEDIIVGQNVIFDYSFLKQWAVNHKIPFERKVLDTLKLARKFLPEGQKKNLEALCEYYNIERENAHRAIDDALATQQVFEMQQAQLEKENPDDFIPKPLLYKTKKQTPATGRQKKQIELFAKKQQITLETPVEKLTRSEASRLIDQFITQYGQAYREWAASLKK